The nucleotide sequence CTCGTCGTTTTGAACAAATCGAAGATAATCCACATCTTCAAATAACTTTGGAAAAAAATATTCGGGAGACACCTTGATTTGCCTGGTAATGGTTTGGAACGGGTCAATCACATGTGAATCTTCGGAGATATGCCAATGGTTCCGGGGAGGCAGTTCGCGTAAGAATTTTTTTAAATTCTTTGATAGAAAAGATCCGCCCAAGGTGATTAACAAATCAGGCTGTAGTATCTCCTGATTCCAACTACCTAGTATCAGCTCATGGTTCATCAAACTTTGTTCATGTACCGCGAGATTCCCCAGTATTTCTCCCAGTACTGGAATCTGAAACTCCTCAGTCAATTTAGTCAAAATTGATTTAAGCTCGCCTCCCGGGGTGTACTGACCCACCGCAATCAGAATCTTATCCGCATTTTCCCACTCATCCAATAGCGAATGCCATACCGGATCTGGAAGGACAGACAGTGTTTCGATCTTTTCAATTACGCGAAGATTCGCCGAAGGGATAAAATTTTCTGTGGCTTGAGGATAAAACGGCTCCCGAATTGGCACGTTTATATGTACTGGCCCCCTAGGCTTGTCAAGGCTTGTCAGCAGTGCTTCGTTGGTAATCCGGTTGATATACCAGGATGCATCTGGATGCACGTAATCGGCTGGAAGCTCATAGGATGCTTTGACATGCCTACCATAAATTCCAGACTGGTAAATAGTTTGTCCATCGTTCTGATGAATCCATTCATTAGGTCGGTCAGCGGTCAGAATCAATAGCGGTATTTGCTGAAAATAGGCTTCTGTAATTGCTGGTGCAAAATTATAGGCCGCCGAACCCGAAGTGCAAACTAAAACCACTGGTTTTCCAAGTTGCTGTGCCATACCTAAGGCCACAAAACCTGCCGCTCTCTCGTCCATAACAACGGTGCACTGTATATGTGGGTTTCGAGCTAAAGCCAAAGTCAGGACTGCACTTCGGGATCCGGGAGAAATAACCGCATTAGTTACACCATGTAGGTGGCATAACTCTACCAAATCGATGAGGGGTTGTAAAATAGCCATAGAAGGATCAAAAAAAAAGCCTCCTGTTACAGAGGCTTCCTGGTCTTAGTACCTAGTAGTATTCTTAACCTAGATAAGTCTTTAATGCTTTACTCCGTGATGCATGACGTAAGCGGCGGATGGCTTTTTCCTTGATTTGACGAACTCGCTCCCGGGTGAGATTGAATTTCTCACCAATTTCCTCAAGAGTCATAGCATGTTCGCCGTTCAAGCCAAAGTACAACGCAATCACATCAGCCTCACGCTGAGTTAGTGTACAAAGTGCCCGTTGGACCTCCTTACGGAGCGACTCATTCACCAGTCCCGAATCTGGCTTATCTTCCAGATCGTTTTCCAATACGTCCAGAAGACTATTTTCTTCTCCTTGTACAAAGGGAGCATCCATAGAAACATGGCGGCCCGAAATCTTCATGGTATCTACTACCTCCGAAGACGATATTTCGAGCACTTCCGCCAATTCTTCAGGGGAGGGTTCACGTTCGAACCTTTGTTCGAGTTCAGAAAATGTCTTGGATATTTTATTCAGGGATCCTACTCGATTCAATGGCAAACGTACAATCCGCGACTGCTCCGCCAAAGCCTGCAGAATGGACTGACGAATCCACCATACGGCGTATGAAATGAATTTGAATCCCCGGGTCTCATCAAAGCGTTGAGCAGCTTTTATCAATCCCAAATTCCCCTCATTAATTAAGTCTCCCAGCGATAGCCCCTGATTCTGGTACTGCTTGGCTACCGACACCACGAACCTCAGGTTCGCTTTAGTCAGCCGTTCGAGTGCAAGTTGATCACCGTCCCGAATTTTTTGAGCCAACGTTACCTCTTCGTCAGGAGTTAACAAATCCACCTTACCGATCTCCTGCAAATATTTGTCAAGGGACTGGCTTTCCCGGTTGGTAATCTGTTTGCTGATTTTTAGCTGTCTCATCTATTGTGTTATATGTCTATTGAATGTATAACGCGAAGTGCGTGGAAATCATTTCACATCGGAAAAATAATATATTAAGAATTTTTATTTTCCGGTTTTGGTAGCAGGACTTTGCGCGACAAACGGTACTTACCCGTCTTTTTGTCTACATCTACAAGCTTCACACGAACTTCTTCCCCTACTTCCAGTACACCGTCCATGTTTTCAAGACGTTCCCATTTAATCTCAGAAATGTGCAATAAACCGTCCTTTCCTGGCAGGAATTCTACAAACGCCCCAAATGGCATAATCGTTTTCACTTTTCCAGTGTACTCCTCTCCTACTTCCGGTACCATCACAATACCCTTGATACGCGCTACAGCCTTGTCCATCGCTTCTTTATTGGCTGAGAAGACACTCACAAAACCTGCATTGTCTTTTTCTTCTATCGATACTGTAGCGCCGGACTCTTTCTGAATATCCTGTACTACTTTACCTCCTGGACCAATTACTGCACCAATCATTTCGCGTTCGATTTTGATCACAATGGCTCGGGGGTATGGGGTTTCAAATCCGGACGAGGCTCAGCAATGGCCTTGCTCATTTCGTTCAAAATGTGCAAGCGGCCTTCTTTGGCCTGCATAAGGGCTTCGGTTAACACTTCATAGGATAGGCCATCTACCTTGATGTCCATCTGGCAAGCTGTAATGCCTTTGGCAGTACCCGTGACTTTGAAGTCCATATCCCCCAGGTGGTCTTCGTCACCCAGTATGTCTGACAGAACTGCGTATTTCCCTGTTTCAGGATCAGATATCAACCCCATGGCGATACCCGAAACCGGAGCTTTGATTTTCAAACCCGAGTCCATCAGCGCTAACGAACCCGCACAAACCGTGGCCATCGACGACGATCCGTTGGACTCTAGAATATCAGAAACTATACGAATCGTATACGGATTATCTTCCTGGGCGGGAAGAACCTTTTTCAAAGCACGCAGGGCCAGGTTTCCATGTCCTACCTCCCGACGGCCGGGCCCTCGGTTAGGCTTTACTTCGCCGGTAGAAAAGCCGGGGAAGTTATAATGAAGCATGAATTTGCTATATCCATAGTACATAGCCGTATCCACTATCTGTTCATCCATTTTGGTTCCCAGAGTCACAGTGGTAAGCGATTGGGTTTCACCCCGTGTGAAGAGTGCTGAACCATGTGCGCCGGGAAGAAAATCAACCTCACTGGCAATCGGACGTATTTCATTGAGTTTACGGCCATCAAGTCGAACCCGCTCGTCAAGTACAAGCCGACGGGAAGCCTCGTATTCCAAATCATGGAAGTAGCGTTTGATCAGACTTTCATCCACTTCTTCCTCCTCGCCTATTGTGGCCATAAAATCTTGTAGAATGGCCTTGGCTCCTTCTTTCCTAACCTGCTTATTGGAAGATCCCTTGGCAGCTACGGCATAAATTTTGTCATAGCAGAATGCCCGGATCCTGGCTTGCAATTCAGGGTCGCTCGCATCACCTTCATATTCGCGCTTTTCGGTTTTACCCACTGCCGCTTCTAGTTCTTTCAGTACGCGGCACTGCACTTTAATCGCTTCGTGGGCTACCTTCAGGGCCTCGATGATCTCTTCTTCCTGAGCTTCCTCAAGTTCACCCTCTACCATTGTAATATCTTTCTCCGTAGCCCCTACCATCAGCTCAAGCGTTGCTCGGGCTAGATCGGAAGTTTTGGGGTTCACTACATACTGACCGTCAATCTTAGCTACCCGCACTTCGGAAGCAGGTCCCAGATAGGGAATATCAGAAACGATCAGGGCTGCCGATGCCGCCAGACAAGCCAACGCGTCAGGCAATACTTCCGCATCAGCAGAAGCCAGCATGATATTTATTTGTGTATCTGCGTGGTAATCATCCGGAAATAGAGGGCGTAGCGCACGGTCTACAATACGACAAACGAGTACTTCGTGATCCGAAAGGCGGCCTTCACGGCGCATGAAGCTACCGGGAATCCGGCCCGCTGAGGCAAATTTCTCCTGATAATCCACCGAAAGCGGTAGGAAATCAGTGCCTGGTTTGATCTCTGTCCGTGCCACCACGGTTGCCAGAAGCATCGTATCGCCCATCCGGACAAGTACCGAGCCATCGGCTTGCTTGGCCAACTTACCAGTTTCTAGCGTTATTGTTCTGTTATCGGGTAATGTGATTGTCTTCGTTACGACATTGAATTGCATAAAGTGTTGGATAGATTGGATGAATGACCGCTTGATATAAACCGCTACAATGATTATTGAATAGAAAGCACACTGCTTCCTATATATATCTGTCTACCTGACGAAATTGTTCGATTTATTCGTGAATGGTCCTGATTGGGACAAATATTGAAGATCGTTTAACAAAAATCAGGGAATTCGCGTAGCTGCAAATTCCCTGATTCTATTTTTTTTGGCTACTTTCTGAGGCCTAACTCAGCAATAATGGCCCGGTAGCGGGTGATTTCAGTCTTGTGGAGATAATCCAGCAAACGACGACGTTTACCTACCATTTTGAGCAGTCCCCGACGCGTGTCATTATCCTTCTTGTGCGTTTTGAGGTGCTCGGTCAGGTAGTTGATGCGGTACGTGAAAAGCGCAATTTGTGATTCGGCTGAACCCGTATCTTCCGCCGATTTCTTGAATCCCTGGTTTTCGAAGATTTCTTTCTTCTTGTCCGTGGTTAAATACATGATTGTAACAACAGATTAAAAATGAATGTATAAATAAAACAGCCGCAAAAGTACGGAATAATTATCAGATATGAGTAAGGGATTCTAAGATTTTTGCAAATCCATAATTGAACCATCTCTTCGTCCAGCTCGAGATTCTAGGCAGGTTCAACAACGGTTCTCGGCGTGAAGAATCTTTTTTTCAGTCGGTTCCAATGCATTTGGTACACGTCTTTTTCAAAAATCCGGGAATCCTTTCGGGCTCTTTCGACAAAATAAAGTCCAATCAAGAATAGGATTGAATTGGCAAGCCAAGCTCCAATCATCACGTTTAGCAGGCCGTCTTTGACGTATTTATCGCCCTGAATCGTCAGTACATATAGTAAAATAAAAAAAATGATTGACACCAGCACGGGTACTCCAAATCCCCCTTTCTTGATTATTGCTCCCAGAGGTGCCCCGATGAGGAACATGACGAAACATGAAAAGGCTTGGGTGTACTTATGCAATTTTTCCAGTTCGTAGCGGTTACCTTCTTTGCGTTTGTTTTCGAGGTACTCGGCGTTGGACTTCGCAAAACTTCGCATACTAGCCGCCGCACTTTTGGCATTCGATAGAATCACTCCTTTCGTACTATCACTGACAGATCGGGTCATCAGTGAATCTACCCATTTCCCCGCGGTCAGTTTCGTAGGAAACGGACTATCCACCCTGAATTTATACGAATAATATTGCTGGCTGTTGGGGATCAGATTTTCGCGGGTTCTGTTGTAATCCTTCCTCAGTGAATCGGTGGTCTGAGTCAGGTCATCGATATTTTTCATATACTCATGGTACTTGAACATATCCTCATCGGTACGCTTCAAGCCAAACGACTCCATACTTACCACCAGCTTGTACTCATCAAATCCATTGCGCATAAAATTGGCATTGGCCTGGCTATTAGTCGGTCCATTGGAGATATAAGCCATGGAACGGTCCCCGGCGGCATTTTGCACTTCCTGGTAATTGTTGCCATGAAACAGCTCTATCACCAGATAGCCATTGTTATTGATGGTATACATTTTTCCCGAGTCGGCCAGGATTACCTGTGTATTACCGCGTTCGAAGGAACGATTGTCATGCTTGTAGATAATCATCCCAAGCATGGTATTGGAGTTCGGCACTTTCTTATCCACTTTGATGCTATAGCCCGGCAAATCATTGTAAAAAATTCCTTCTTTTATTTTCAGGGTTGCCTTGGTAGTCTTGATATCATACAGCAGACTATACCCCTTTAGGTTAGCCCAGGGTACCACCCGATCGTTAAAGAAAAAGGAAAAAATACTGACCAGAATGGCGATTACGAAGAGAGGTACCATAACCCGTACCACCGATATGCCGGCACTTTTGAGTGCGGTCAACTCAAAAAACTCTCCCAAGTTGCCAAATGCCATCAAGGAAGAGAGAAGCATCGCCAAAGGAAGGGCGATGGGGATGGTACTCATAGCGAAGTAAGAAAACAGGCGGGCATATTCCGAAAGCCCTACATCTTTGGAGACAAATTCGTCGATATACGAGATCATAATCCGCATCAGGAATATGAACACAACGACTGACAAAGTGATCAGGAAAGGCCCCCAGAACGATTTCAGTACCAGCTTATCAAGCTTCTTCATTTAACTACCCACAATTTCTTTCAGACTATCCATTAAGCCATTCCATAACGAAGAAAGTTCATCTTCATCCATAGTTTGGGAATAATCTATTATTCGAAGGTAGGTAGCTTGAGTCAAATCACTCACCTCGAGCTTCATTTCAACGTAATTGGTATCCTCCGACGATTCGCCATCATCCTCAAACTCATACCGCACGGCCTTATTAAGGCGGTGCGAAGTCTGGCGGGCAAAATGACTACTGCCATCCCACTGAAAGTCAAATCGATGGTCAGGCATGATGGTGACCTTCTCGGCAAACCACTGCTCCAGGCCAGAGGCGGTGCTGATGTACGGGAAAAGTACCTTTGGAGAAGACCGTAATTCAAACTCGGTGGTAAACTTGTGCTTTTCCATTGGTCGATCAGGGTTTATTACCAGTTAAATATCCAGGTAAATGAGGTATATTGAAGCCCACTTTCCTGAGAAAGTACTTCTAAACAAACAAAATCCAGGTTCTTTTCCCTTAGGACAGGGTACCCAGACTTCATTCGGTAATTTAGGCTACTACCCCGAAATAAACAAAATTTGTTGCAGTATATTTTTTTTCAGCTTAGCTTTGCACCACAATTCGGCGGGGTAGCTCAGATGGTTAGAGCGTAGGATTCATAACCCTAAGGTCGGCAGTTCGATCCTGCTCCCCGCTACCCGAAGCAAGTCCCTGGACTTGCTTTTTTTGTTTTCGGGTCAATGGATGATCGTAAACACCAGTTCCCTAAGCAGTTCTCCATCCTGAACACTGCCCGATTCGACTCCTTTCATCTGGGCATCGGTCTGCCGCAGGGAATGGATAATGTCTGCCACCTTCGCCACTGGATAATTCCGGGTGGCCAGCGTATAGTCTTTCACAAAAAACGGATTGACTCCCAAGAGTGAGGCCAGTCCCTGTTCCGAGCGGTCGCTGGAAGCATGAGTAAGTAGTACCTTACTGAAAAATCCGTACAGAATAATCAGGATTGGGGCCAGGGGATTATCCCGCAGATTCGCAGCAAAATACGTAGCTATTCGGTTGGCTTTCTCCACATCCCGATGCATCAGGGCTTTCTGAAATTCGAATACGTTGTATTCTTTGCTTATTCCCACATACTTTTCGATCAGATCGGCATCCACCCCCTCTCCGGCTTTCAAATTGATCAGGATTTTCTGGATTTCACTCACGATCCGCTTTAAGTCATTTCCGATGTTACTAACCAGCATCTGCACAGCCTTGGGACTTATTTTAACCCCATGGGTATGGCAATAGCTCGTCACCCATTCGGGCAACTTATTGTCGTACAACCGCTTGGACTGGACCAGGGTACCCTTCTTGGAAAATGCCTTAATATGTGTGCGGCGTTCATCGGCTTTATCGTGATAGCAGAACACAAGTACTGTGCTGGCCAATGGATTCAGTGCGTATTCTTCGAGGCGGGCCAGTTGTTCTTTTTGATCCATGCCTGACAGTTTGTTGGCTTCCTTTACCAGAACCAGCTGGCGTTCAGCCATGAATGGATAACGTTTGGCATACCCCAAAATACTGGCGATATCGGTGTCTTTTCCATAGATCACAAATTGATTAAATCCTTTTTCTGCTTCCGAGACGACACGTTTTTCCAATTCCTCGGCAATCAAATCGATGTAGTATGGTTCGTCACCATACAGAAAATAAACTGGTTTGAAATCTTTCCCTCTGATTTCTTTCAGGACGGATTCAGGTGTTTGGGCCATTCTTTTTAATAAATAGTCTTTTCTGAAATAAGTTGATTGGTGAGGTACCCTGCTTTATTGAAGTGCATTTCGTATATATTCATCCGCTACTGTTTTCAAATCAGGGTAAAATTCTATAAAAGCCTTTTCGTAAAGAGTTTCATTTCGCAGCAGTTCATCTTCAGCTCCGTGTATTGCGCTCATAAAGGCAAAGCGACGGGCCAGGCCATCGAAAGATCGTTTGATACCCGGAATCGTCTGGTAATTGGTTAGCCAGTCGTGCCGAATCATCGCCTCAGCCATCGGCAGCATAGCGATAGGAATCAGCGTTTTATTCCGCAGAATGATCGCGTAGGCTTTGTTGGCATATTCGTCAAGTGCCTGTGGGTAGAATCTGGAAAAATGGTTGGCCAAAAAATAATCAAAAAAAATATCCAGCGCTACGCCTGCTACCTTGGAATGGGCAAAGGCGAGCGTCCTTTTGGCCCGCAGCACCGTTGGATGCGTATCGGTATAGGAATCAATGAACCGGTGTAATTCTACACCTACCCGGTATTCTGCTGACCATGAAGCGGTTCGTAACGGGGTAAGTTTGCCTTTGATAAAATCCCCGGTAAAGTTGCCCATTAGTATATCTTCGTTGTTCCCGGAAAGGGCCAGATGGGCCAGAAAATTCATAATCGCGGGGTTTGTATGGTAAAAATACCGTAGTTTTGTTACTAGCAGGCCTATGAAATTGGCCCGCAGGCAACTTTTATTCAGGACTTACTTATCCAAACTAGCAAATGATTATTGAGAAAAACAAAGTGGTAGGCCTTACCTATTCCCTTAGTATACCGGATCCTGACGACATGACCATCGTAGAGGTCGTCAACGAGGATGATCCCCTTTACTTTATATATGATATGAGTGGGTTGCCCGAAAAATTCGAGCAGAAGCTGGCGGGTCTCTCCGAAGGCGACACGTTTGATTTCAGCATCGACCCAGAGGAAGGCTATGGTGATTATGACGCCGAGGCCGTGGTGGAACTACCCAAGTCGATGTTTGTGATCGAGGGAGTCGAGCAGGAAGACCTTCTGACTGTAGGTAGCATTATTCCGATGACTAACGAAGAAGGTGAAAGCCTGCAAGGTCAACTCGTGGAAGTGGGTGATGAGAATGTGATCATGGATTTCAATCATCCTCTGGCCGGCAAAACCATGCACTTCGAGGGCAAGGTACTCTCCATCCGGGAGGCCACTGAAACGGAACTTGAACATGGCCATGTACATGGCGCTGCTGGCGAAATGGAAGACTAGGTTTGCTGAAGGGTTGAAGGATTATAACATTTTTCTTTACTGCGTGTCTATTCGGACATTTCAACTATTATCCTTCAACCCTTCAACAACCATTACAACACCAGCCCCCCGGTACCCATACCATATTGCT is from Salmonirosea aquatica and encodes:
- a CDS encoding LptF/LptG family permease, which encodes MKKLDKLVLKSFWGPFLITLSVVVFIFLMRIMISYIDEFVSKDVGLSEYARLFSYFAMSTIPIALPLAMLLSSLMAFGNLGEFFELTALKSAGISVVRVMVPLFVIAILVSIFSFFFNDRVVPWANLKGYSLLYDIKTTKATLKIKEGIFYNDLPGYSIKVDKKVPNSNTMLGMIIYKHDNRSFERGNTQVILADSGKMYTINNNGYLVIELFHGNNYQEVQNAAGDRSMAYISNGPTNSQANANFMRNGFDEYKLVVSMESFGLKRTDEDMFKYHEYMKNIDDLTQTTDSLRKDYNRTRENLIPNSQQYYSYKFRVDSPFPTKLTAGKWVDSLMTRSVSDSTKGVILSNAKSAAASMRSFAKSNAEYLENKRKEGNRYELEKLHKYTQAFSCFVMFLIGAPLGAIIKKGGFGVPVLVSIIFFILLYVLTIQGDKYVKDGLLNVMIGAWLANSILFLIGLYFVERARKDSRIFEKDVYQMHWNRLKKRFFTPRTVVEPA
- a CDS encoding FKBP-type peptidyl-prolyl cis-trans isomerase — translated: MIIEKNKVVGLTYSLSIPDPDDMTIVEVVNEDDPLYFIYDMSGLPEKFEQKLAGLSEGDTFDFSIDPEEGYGDYDAEAVVELPKSMFVIEGVEQEDLLTVGSIIPMTNEEGESLQGQLVEVGDENVIMDFNHPLAGKTMHFEGKVLSIREATETELEHGHVHGAAGEMED
- a CDS encoding sigma-70 family RNA polymerase sigma factor; the protein is MRQLKISKQITNRESQSLDKYLQEIGKVDLLTPDEEVTLAQKIRDGDQLALERLTKANLRFVVSVAKQYQNQGLSLGDLINEGNLGLIKAAQRFDETRGFKFISYAVWWIRQSILQALAEQSRIVRLPLNRVGSLNKISKTFSELEQRFEREPSPEELAEVLEISSSEVVDTMKISGRHVSMDAPFVQGEENSLLDVLENDLEDKPDSGLVNESLRKEVQRALCTLTQREADVIALYFGLNGEHAMTLEEIGEKFNLTRERVRQIKEKAIRRLRHASRSKALKTYLG
- the rpsO gene encoding 30S ribosomal protein S15; protein product: MYLTTDKKKEIFENQGFKKSAEDTGSAESQIALFTYRINYLTEHLKTHKKDNDTRRGLLKMVGKRRRLLDYLHKTEITRYRAIIAELGLRK
- the holA gene encoding DNA polymerase III subunit delta: MAQTPESVLKEIRGKDFKPVYFLYGDEPYYIDLIAEELEKRVVSEAEKGFNQFVIYGKDTDIASILGYAKRYPFMAERQLVLVKEANKLSGMDQKEQLARLEEYALNPLASTVLVFCYHDKADERRTHIKAFSKKGTLVQSKRLYDNKLPEWVTSYCHTHGVKISPKAVQMLVSNIGNDLKRIVSEIQKILINLKAGEGVDADLIEKYVGISKEYNVFEFQKALMHRDVEKANRIATYFAANLRDNPLAPILIILYGFFSKVLLTHASSDRSEQGLASLLGVNPFFVKDYTLATRNYPVAKVADIIHSLRQTDAQMKGVESGSVQDGELLRELVFTIIH
- a CDS encoding acyl carrier protein phosphodiesterase yields the protein MNFLAHLALSGNNEDILMGNFTGDFIKGKLTPLRTASWSAEYRVGVELHRFIDSYTDTHPTVLRAKRTLAFAHSKVAGVALDIFFDYFLANHFSRFYPQALDEYANKAYAIILRNKTLIPIAMLPMAEAMIRHDWLTNYQTIPGIKRSFDGLARRFAFMSAIHGAEDELLRNETLYEKAFIEFYPDLKTVADEYIRNALQ
- a CDS encoding START-like domain-containing protein; the encoded protein is MEKHKFTTEFELRSSPKVLFPYISTASGLEQWFAEKVTIMPDHRFDFQWDGSSHFARQTSHRLNKAVRYEFEDDGESSEDTNYVEMKLEVSDLTQATYLRIIDYSQTMDEDELSSLWNGLMDSLKEIVGS
- the menD gene encoding 2-succinyl-5-enolpyruvyl-6-hydroxy-3-cyclohexene-1-carboxylic-acid synthase: MAILQPLIDLVELCHLHGVTNAVISPGSRSAVLTLALARNPHIQCTVVMDERAAGFVALGMAQQLGKPVVLVCTSGSAAYNFAPAITEAYFQQIPLLILTADRPNEWIHQNDGQTIYQSGIYGRHVKASYELPADYVHPDASWYINRITNEALLTSLDKPRGPVHINVPIREPFYPQATENFIPSANLRVIEKIETLSVLPDPVWHSLLDEWENADKILIAVGQYTPGGELKSILTKLTEEFQIPVLGEILGNLAVHEQSLMNHELILGSWNQEILQPDLLITLGGSFLSKNLKKFLRELPPRNHWHISEDSHVIDPFQTITRQIKVSPEYFFPKLFEDVDYLRFVQNDEGGQDEEYLAEWVRAERYIARTKFRFLDDLTSFNDLSAVYFLLKNMPYPAQLHVANSMPIRYASIMGMDRNDIIVYANRGTSGIDGCVSTAIGSSLLTTLPVYLLVGDVAFFYDRNGLLISNLPPNLKIVLLNNSGGTIFRMIEGPASQPELEEYFETRHAYTAVRTAQDSSMLYWAVEEMVELQSVWTVFVEAEKPALLEIRTDPVINAEVFRQLKQSVRIEK